A part of Paenibacillus sp. sptzw28 genomic DNA contains:
- the mscL gene encoding large conductance mechanosensitive channel protein MscL — MVKILKEFKEFAVRGNVLDLAVGVIIGGAFGKIVTSMVNDIIMPPIGRLLGQMNFADLYLSLNPEITEKGGHALSLAAARTNGAAVIAYGSFINVIIDFTIVAFCVFLIVKGANTLRRLQASNPEDTAEPTEKVCTYCLSKIPVKATRCAHCTSHLTDEPEGVQEGLS, encoded by the coding sequence ATGGTGAAAATTTTAAAAGAGTTCAAGGAATTTGCGGTGCGAGGGAACGTGCTGGATCTCGCGGTCGGCGTTATTATAGGCGGAGCGTTCGGTAAAATCGTCACATCCATGGTCAACGACATTATAATGCCTCCTATTGGCAGGCTGCTCGGCCAAATGAATTTCGCCGACTTGTATTTAAGTTTGAATCCGGAAATAACAGAAAAAGGTGGGCATGCCCTCTCATTGGCAGCTGCGAGAACAAACGGCGCAGCCGTAATTGCGTACGGCAGCTTCATTAACGTAATTATCGATTTCACCATAGTGGCATTCTGCGTTTTCCTTATCGTGAAAGGGGCGAACACGCTGCGGCGTCTCCAAGCCAGCAATCCGGAGGATACGGCTGAGCCTACCGAGAAGGTATGCACTTACTGCTTGTCCAAAATTCCGGTGAAGGCAACAAGGTGCGCCCACTGCACGTCGCATTTGACTGATGAACCCGAAGGCGTCCAAGAGGGGCTGTCGTAA
- a CDS encoding NUDIX domain-containing protein, with amino-acid sequence MSGRGLDRPREERFDIYDAAGKPIGTACRSEVHAKGYWHRSFHCWLIRREGDRRLVMFQQRQTDKDTFPGRFDITAAGHLEAGETMREAVREVEEELGVSAAYDMLIPLGETRNEAEGSARGVPFIDREISEVFGLLYDGPPASLRLQAEEVAGVYESELEAMIDLFEGRRRTVTAAGVSLCPEDGLKEASVQVSAADFVTRPYAYYAGVFRALLRHT; translated from the coding sequence ATGAGCGGCCGCGGTCTTGACCGGCCCCGGGAGGAGCGCTTTGATATCTACGACGCCGCGGGCAAACCGATCGGCACGGCTTGCCGCAGCGAGGTTCACGCCAAAGGCTATTGGCACCGCTCGTTCCACTGTTGGCTGATCCGCCGCGAGGGAGACCGCCGGCTCGTCATGTTTCAGCAGAGGCAGACGGATAAAGATACCTTCCCCGGCCGCTTCGACATCACCGCCGCAGGTCACCTGGAAGCAGGCGAGACCATGCGGGAAGCGGTTCGGGAAGTGGAAGAAGAATTGGGGGTATCGGCAGCGTATGATATGCTGATCCCGCTTGGAGAAACGCGAAACGAAGCTGAAGGCAGCGCAAGAGGTGTCCCTTTCATCGATCGCGAGATCAGCGAGGTGTTCGGTTTGCTTTACGATGGCCCGCCCGCTTCACTCCGGCTGCAGGCCGAGGAAGTGGCCGGCGTGTATGAATCCGAACTGGAAGCGATGATTGATTTGTTCGAGGGACGGCGCAGGACTGTGACAGCAGCAGGCGTTTCTTTATGCCCGGAAGACGGGTTAAAGGAGGCTTCGGTGCAAGTGTCGGCTGCCGACTTTGTGACAAGGCCATATGCTTACTATGCAGGCGTGTTTCGCGCTTTGCTGCGGCATACATAA
- a CDS encoding HAMP domain-containing sensor histidine kinase encodes MTIIKAFFANLSLLIALAYLFNLGYKYIFQHTSVKMKYGITVAVFIAAGWLAMIFGFKVEDINLLDLRFVPVIVAVLVFPNPSAIAIIGFGIGVGRLCMGHDATGWSGFLMMVVIGFAGMGLNVWLKRVNWRFLWKATIVVFGINAVDAIGAGVSFQIINVMPQYRLWHDLGFYAFPLRVLLSGLFIFIIRDFQKEQQLVDDLRTMNMLLRRQTRELRQAKREVEEKARELMLASKYKSEFLANMSHELKTPLNSIILLSQLILDNEEGRFEGEELRYADLIHIAGNDLLQLINDILDLSKVEAGKMDIAFEPVSLHDLVQMLYQQFLPVADQKKLVFETEITPSAPDTLQTDALRVNQILRNLLVNAFKFTEKGSVKLIVRLEGGSPTVEPGPHGRRRIRNWNPASWGRPATRPHPPQRIAFTVTDTGIGIDTAKQQLIFEAFRQEDGAINRKYGGTGLGLSISLQLARLLGGSLTLRSAKGKGSSFTLHLPVRPPAAKAEAERLEKRTE; translated from the coding sequence TTGACGATTATCAAAGCTTTCTTCGCCAATCTCAGTCTACTCATTGCATTGGCGTACCTGTTCAACCTGGGCTATAAATATATCTTCCAACATACATCGGTCAAAATGAAATACGGCATCACGGTAGCTGTATTTATTGCTGCAGGATGGCTGGCTATGATATTCGGCTTCAAGGTAGAGGACATCAACCTGCTCGATCTGCGATTTGTGCCGGTCATCGTAGCTGTGCTCGTTTTTCCAAATCCATCGGCCATCGCAATAATCGGCTTTGGAATAGGGGTCGGACGGCTGTGTATGGGCCACGACGCGACCGGCTGGTCAGGCTTTCTGATGATGGTTGTAATCGGGTTTGCGGGCATGGGACTAAACGTATGGCTCAAACGTGTCAATTGGCGCTTTTTGTGGAAGGCGACGATAGTCGTATTTGGAATAAATGCCGTCGATGCCATAGGCGCAGGAGTATCGTTCCAGATCATAAACGTAATGCCGCAATATCGTCTATGGCATGACCTAGGCTTTTATGCGTTCCCGCTCAGGGTGCTTCTCAGCGGGCTATTCATTTTTATCATTCGCGATTTTCAGAAGGAGCAGCAGCTGGTAGACGATCTGCGGACGATGAACATGCTCCTTAGACGGCAAACGCGCGAACTGCGCCAAGCGAAGCGCGAGGTGGAGGAGAAAGCGCGCGAGCTGATGCTGGCATCCAAATACAAATCCGAATTTCTGGCCAATATGTCGCATGAGCTTAAGACTCCCCTTAATAGTATTATCTTGCTTTCGCAGCTTATACTGGACAATGAAGAGGGCCGTTTTGAAGGCGAAGAACTTCGTTACGCTGACCTCATTCATATTGCCGGAAACGATCTTCTGCAGCTCATCAATGACATACTGGATCTGTCGAAAGTGGAAGCGGGCAAGATGGACATCGCGTTCGAGCCTGTTTCCCTGCACGATCTCGTACAAATGCTCTACCAGCAGTTTCTTCCGGTCGCAGACCAGAAGAAGCTTGTGTTCGAGACGGAAATCACCCCTTCTGCGCCCGACACATTGCAAACCGACGCGCTGCGGGTCAATCAGATATTGCGGAATTTGCTCGTCAATGCTTTCAAATTCACCGAGAAGGGTTCTGTCAAGCTTATTGTGCGGCTTGAAGGGGGTTCCCCTACCGTCGAACCCGGCCCTCACGGGAGACGCCGGATCCGCAATTGGAACCCCGCCTCTTGGGGGCGGCCTGCGACCAGGCCGCACCCGCCCCAGCGGATTGCTTTCACGGTAACCGATACCGGAATTGGTATTGATACAGCCAAACAGCAGCTTATATTCGAAGCATTCCGGCAGGAGGACGGCGCTATTAACCGGAAATACGGCGGGACGGGCCTTGGTCTCTCCATCAGTCTGCAGCTCGCAAGATTGCTCGGGGGCTCGCTGACACTGCGCAGCGCGAAGGGGAAGGGCAGCTCGTTCACGCTGCATCTTCCCGTGCGGCCTCCTGCGGCCAAGGCGGAAGCGGAACGGCTGGAGAAAAGAACAGAATAG
- a CDS encoding MFS transporter: MNDRKWWILSVTSLGALLSALNFSTLIIALPDLIKGLHASVLQAMWIMLAYMVAQTVAVLMAGSLADRFGRKRMYMWGMIVFTVFSLISGFASSAPVLIIFRVLQGIGGAMVMANSTAIVADAFPKQELGRALGVNIMVVAVGQIIGPVLGGWLTTVYGWQWTFWFNVPFGILAILWGMWAMGMKDVKTGGAAKKFDAAGSVLYMIFMTGLLLGLTWGPIQAWDSPVVYISFVAFLIAFPLFLRIENRHPSALLHLPLFRNVVFSLGITTATLTGLARMAVMFMLIFYFQGALSYDALMAGILTIPLAVGLLIVSPIAGWLGDRYGETAPATFGIVFSFLGLVGFALDTGLHTPYWQLALWMTLMSIGSGLFNSPNSSSIMNAAGPKFRGEASGIRSLTANLGMMLSVAFTIPLVTHSIPKEAMLAIFSGTQVGLKNPAQSLSGFINGLHTVFWVMAALMVLACLLSVMRAGRTGNPGRMAR; encoded by the coding sequence ATGAATGACAGAAAATGGTGGATACTATCGGTAACCAGTTTAGGCGCTTTGCTTTCTGCGCTCAATTTCAGCACCCTGATCATAGCGCTGCCCGATTTGATTAAAGGCCTTCACGCATCGGTGCTTCAGGCGATGTGGATTATGCTGGCTTACATGGTGGCTCAGACCGTCGCCGTACTGATGGCGGGCAGTTTGGCCGATCGCTTCGGGCGGAAAAGAATGTACATGTGGGGTATGATCGTATTTACGGTATTCTCGTTAATCTCGGGATTCGCTTCAAGCGCGCCGGTTCTTATCATATTTCGTGTCCTGCAGGGAATTGGCGGAGCCATGGTTATGGCTAACAGCACGGCGATCGTCGCCGACGCTTTTCCGAAGCAGGAGCTCGGACGTGCGCTTGGAGTCAATATCATGGTCGTCGCTGTCGGACAAATTATCGGGCCGGTGCTTGGGGGCTGGCTGACAACGGTATACGGCTGGCAGTGGACATTCTGGTTCAACGTTCCGTTCGGCATACTCGCCATCCTGTGGGGCATGTGGGCGATGGGGATGAAGGATGTCAAGACCGGCGGCGCAGCCAAAAAGTTCGATGCGGCGGGGTCGGTGCTTTATATGATCTTCATGACCGGGCTTCTGCTGGGGCTCACTTGGGGGCCGATTCAAGCGTGGGATTCCCCTGTGGTCTACATCTCATTCGTGGCTTTCCTAATTGCATTTCCACTGTTCTTGCGGATCGAGAACCGCCATCCTTCGGCGCTGCTGCATCTTCCGCTGTTCAGGAATGTTGTATTCTCCCTGGGAATTACCACCGCGACTTTGACAGGCCTTGCAAGGATGGCAGTGATGTTTATGCTCATTTTTTACTTTCAGGGCGCGCTTTCGTATGACGCGTTAATGGCAGGAATTCTTACTATTCCGCTGGCTGTGGGTCTGCTGATCGTTTCGCCGATCGCCGGCTGGCTCGGCGACCGTTATGGGGAGACAGCTCCGGCGACTTTCGGCATTGTGTTCAGCTTTCTTGGGCTTGTGGGATTCGCGCTCGATACGGGGCTGCATACACCATACTGGCAGCTGGCGCTGTGGATGACTCTCATGAGCATTGGATCCGGACTATTCAACTCGCCGAATTCGAGCAGCATCATGAACGCAGCCGGGCCCAAATTTCGCGGCGAAGCGTCAGGTATACGGTCGCTCACAGCAAATCTCGGCATGATGCTCAGCGTCGCATTTACAATACCGCTTGTAACTCACAGCATTCCCAAGGAGGCGATGCTGGCGATTTTCTCGGGGACGCAGGTCGGGCTGAAGAATCCCGCTCAATCATTATCGGGCTTCATTAACGGGCTGCATACGGTATTCTGGGTGATGGCAGCTCTGATGGTGCTGGCGTGTTTGCTTTCCGTTATGCGCGCGGGCCGAACCGGCAACCCGGGCAGAATGGCCCGGTAA
- a CDS encoding MerR family transcriptional regulator, with protein sequence MNDKKRSMEEVTERLGVTARTLHYYEEIGLLRNVERTSGGHRLYSEEVIVEMEHILRLKNVLGCTLQEIRSIMDADEQLATIRQSYQQETSDVNRTGLLDEASALLNRQIRLIEEKIAGMQEMKARFQQRLDKVESIKSPVPNQESEVKRHE encoded by the coding sequence ATGAACGACAAGAAGCGCAGCATGGAGGAAGTGACGGAGCGTCTCGGCGTTACCGCTCGTACGCTCCATTATTATGAAGAAATCGGACTCCTGCGTAATGTGGAACGGACAAGCGGCGGCCACCGTCTTTATTCGGAAGAGGTCATCGTGGAAATGGAGCACATTCTGCGATTGAAAAACGTACTCGGCTGCACCCTGCAGGAGATTCGTTCCATCATGGATGCTGATGAGCAATTGGCGACGATCCGGCAGTCTTACCAGCAGGAAACATCCGACGTTAACCGCACCGGCTTGCTGGACGAGGCCTCGGCGCTGCTGAACCGGCAAATAAGATTAATTGAAGAGAAGATAGCCGGCATGCAGGAGATGAAGGCCCGGTTCCAGCAACGTCTGGACAAGGTTGAGTCAATAAAATCACCGGTGCCAAATCAAGAATCGGAGGTAAAGCGGCATGAATGA
- a CDS encoding helix-turn-helix transcriptional regulator gives MILFDSIFNALKLPMAIMVGGEGEELRFVHTNESFIRLTGLSETELYRTSPLLLFTAWNGQHTNNGQLQGCFLMKHYKHKMRVHLSCQMIEKTVPSTLLLIAEDITANSWIETMTKAKKVLLSGIVSPDFNIDRFIHNSPGLIHYKLQGENSSAFEFIHEDDRERVMFIVERSVARNQTETVTLRTKMLVNVFQLEITATFCPFFNGDGSLKHYGFVVTDLQPVPVEVDSSVQLKVLMARSNKSAQQLASDTGISLQTISKLRNGKISKPQRLTAELIAAELGVSPHEIWPNL, from the coding sequence ATGATATTATTCGATTCGATATTCAATGCGTTAAAATTACCAATGGCGATCATGGTTGGAGGAGAGGGTGAAGAGCTGCGGTTCGTTCATACTAATGAATCGTTTATCCGCCTCACCGGGCTATCGGAAACCGAGCTCTACAGAACATCGCCGCTTCTGCTGTTTACAGCCTGGAACGGGCAGCACACGAATAACGGCCAGCTGCAGGGCTGTTTTCTGATGAAGCATTATAAACATAAGATGCGCGTGCATCTGTCATGCCAAATGATAGAGAAGACCGTGCCGTCCACACTTTTATTAATTGCGGAAGACATAACAGCCAACTCATGGATCGAAACGATGACTAAAGCGAAGAAAGTGCTGTTATCGGGAATAGTATCACCCGACTTTAACATTGACCGGTTCATACATAATTCTCCGGGTCTCATACACTACAAATTACAAGGCGAGAACTCCAGCGCGTTTGAGTTCATTCATGAAGATGACCGGGAGCGGGTAATGTTCATTGTAGAGCGGTCCGTCGCGCGCAATCAGACCGAAACCGTCACTCTGCGCACGAAAATGCTCGTAAATGTCTTTCAATTGGAAATCACCGCAACGTTCTGCCCGTTCTTCAATGGCGACGGCAGCCTGAAGCATTATGGTTTTGTCGTAACGGATTTGCAGCCTGTTCCAGTCGAGGTGGACTCCTCCGTTCAGCTGAAAGTGCTCATGGCGCGGTCTAACAAATCCGCACAGCAGCTGGCATCGGATACCGGTATTTCGCTGCAGACAATTTCCAAGCTGCGCAACGGAAAGATCAGCAAACCCCAGCGGCTTACAGCGGAGCTTATCGCCGCCGAGCTCGGAGTTTCACCGCATGAAATATGGCCCAATTTATAA